The window TGACCAGCCGGTCCAGATCGTTCGCGGTGGTGAGGATCCAGCCCCAGTGGTGCGGGTGCTGGTCGGTGAACCGCATGTCGGTCATCCCGTACGACGGGAAGCGCTTGGCGAACTCGGCTTCCCCGCCGTACCGGGTCCACAGCGTGTGTGCGGCGGCGTCGTCGCTGGAGTTGAGCATCCGGTGCATCAGGTCCCGGTCTTCAGCGGTCAGCTGGACGGCGCCCGAATCGTTGCGCAGCAACAGATCCACCACCATCGCCAGCTTCGGGGTGGAGCAGGCCCAGATCAGGGTTCCGGCGGCCTGGCTCCGGTAGACGGCTCCGGTCCACCTGTCCCGGAGGACGATCCCGGTGTCACCGGGCCTGCTGTCGGCGTACGCCTGGGCTCGTGCGATGCGGGCCTGAAGTTCCCGGTCGAAGCGGGTCGTCGCGCCGGCGGGCGCGACCGGGGTCAACGCGACTGCCACCAGTATCGCGGTCAGGATGACGGAAAGTCTCTTCATGTGCTCCCCAGGTTATCGGTTGTTCCTGAGCTTGAAGGCGTTCGCCGGCGCCCGAGGTTGTCACGACTTGCCGGATAGTGACGCCGGTCACTTCATGGCTCAATCTTGTCTTCTCTGTGAAAACCGAAATCCGATCGCCGGCGGAAGTCCGTTGTCGCTACGGGCACCATTGGCTGCGCGGCGTGGTCGGGTTTAGGGTGGTGTTCCTGCTTGTCCTTTCGATTCCCGGCCGTCCAGGAGGTCGAGGTGCTGATCGATGGTGAGGGGGTGCGTGGCACCCGGCTGGACGCGCTGGACGCCGCGGTCGTCGAACTGGCCTGGCACGGTCAGGCTGTGTTCGTCACCGGCTGGCCGGACGCCCTGCAGACCCTCACGCTCCGCGCCGCGACCCCGGCTGACGTCGCTCACCTCTAGAACTCACCGGGCTTGAAGTTGCCGGGGCTCAGTCCGAATCGAGGAAGGTGGCGCGGAGCCATCTGATCCGCGGAGCTTCCGAAACGGAACTGAGCGAGTCCGAGCGGCAGCCGGGCGTTCTGGCGATCAGGCGATCGCACTCCTGCCGTCGCAGTCGGGTGCGGCAGGCGCGGGTCGTGATCGTCGGTGTGGGAGGTGCTGGGTGCGGTGGCCGGCGCGGCCGGTAGCCGCTACACCCCGGATCTTGTTCCCGCGCTGAAACGGTCCACCGCACCCAAGTTGCCGATCTGGGGCGAGGACGATGCCTTCGAGACGGTGGAATACGCCGAGAAGTTCGCCTCGGAAAGCCCGCGAACCACGCTCATCCGTATTCCGGAAGCGGACTACATCCCCACGGAGAACGCCTTCGTGGAGTTCTTATGGCGTAGAGGTCCGGACGGAAGCGCATCCTCGTCCTCGTGCGTGCGCGGAACCTCCCTGGTGTCGCGCACGCGACCCCAGGGAGGTTCCGCCGACATCGGCTGTTCGCGGCAACGCGGTGAAGCCACCAGGACACAAGGACTGCCGCTTCCGGACGGCGCCCACGCCTGCCAGGCATGGCTCACCGGTCCGCGAGAGGTGCAATCTCCCGGACTCGTGCGGGCGGACGCCGGAACGCTTGCGCTGCCCTTCGCGTGGGGAGCAGCCACGCGACTTCGCTTCGACCGGCTGATCGACCAGGAACGCGACAACTCCGCGGCGGTGGCGGCTGATCTCGGGATCAGTTCGACCAGGCGACCACGCCGATGTAGCCGAAGTTCTGGTGACCGCAGCCGGTCCAGGTCACGAGGTAGCCTTCGGCGCGTTTCTGCTGGGCGAGTTGAGAGCCGGTCGCGTTGCACTGGGCCAGGGTGGAACCGGTGACCGTCTGTTGATAGTACGTGGCTGCTTGTGCGGGCGTGGTGATGACGACGGGCAGGAGGGTGATCGCCGCGGCGGCGCAGAGTTTCTTCAGCACGGGAGCAGCCAAGCACACCGTCGGCGTGGCTCTGTGGGTAATTTCCGCAGATAACGCCGACTTTCTGGATGGCGAAGCGAGGTCCGGAAATCGCGGGCGGCGCATACGGTGGCCATCGGATTTGGGCCTGGCCGCCCACCCGGCCCGCTCGTTCCGGGCGTGACCATGCACCCGAACCGGCGCCACGTCATGAAACCTCGGTGTGCCGATCGAGCCCCAGGGTGCACGTGTTCGTAGCGCGCCAGTGATTCCGTCGCTGCCGCCTCCTGCGTGCGTCGGCATGCCGTGAGCGACTTCCATGCCGCTCGTACGGACCACCTTCCCCTGTGGTCTGGACCACGGCGGGAAGGGTGGGATCCTCTGTTACCAAGCCTCGGCTGGGTGGGCAACCGACGATGGTCGGGTGAATGGCGATGCCGATTCCGTTACAGGCAACCGGGTGAATTCGCGTTCTTCCGCTTCACTCCAATGTCTTCGATGATCGAAAAAGGCTGTCTCGCCGGTTGCACGAGACGGTGCACGTGCGCATGGTCGTGCTGCTCGCATGGTGAGAATCAGATTCGGCAAGATCACTTTCTTGTTTCCGCAGTTGGCGGCGTCGTCGGCGGGGGAGAAGTGATCTTCGTTGGCGCTTTTCCGCTTTTCCGCGTTTGGCTCGGCGGCGTGAGGGGAACCAGCAGGCGCTGCCCGGGTATGTGCTTGCGTACCAAGGCGGTCTGAGCTGGAAGAATTGGACGAGGGGAGGAAGTTTGCGACTGTTCCGCCGGCGATGAGACCGGCGGCGCAATTTTTTCTTCATTTATTTTTCACGCATCCGTCGACCGGTGGATGCGCTGGCTTGTTCATGCCTCATGCGTGCTCGTTATCCGATGTCATTCCAAGATGTGCGGCGGATTGACGCTGGTTCAATAAAATGAATGACAGTTATTGCCACCCTGTGTAGCGTCGAGCGATTTTCGGTCGAAGCGGCTTTCCCACCATTGGCGGTACAGACGATCTCCTGGCCCGGGCAGCGTGTGGTTTCGGCCCGATGTGGACAGACGTGGCTATCAACTCGTGATTTCCTGTGGACAGAGAGGAATCGGTCATGCGGCCTGCGCCAGAACAGTACGGCCACACTGGACGGAACCCGGTGCCGACGCGGCGGCTTCAAGAAGTACTGACCGGCCTGGCGGGCAGGCACGGTGTTCCGGGAGCACAGCTCGCGGTGCTCGAAGACGGTCTGACCACAGTGGTCCAGACCGGTGTCGAACATCAGGACAGACGGAGACCGATGAGCCCGTCGTCCGCCGTACCGATCGGATCGGTCACGAAACTGGCCACCGCCACGGTCGTGATGGCGCTGATCGCGGACGACGATCTCGAACTGGATCAGCCGGTCGGCGAGCTGCTGGGCGACCCCGGTCTCGCCGGGGGAGTGACCCCGCGTCATCTGTTGAGCCACACCAGCGGCCTGCCCTCCGATCCGGCCGACGTCACCGGGACGTGCCTGCGCGAGATTCGCGCGGCGATCCCCGTATGCCCACCCGGGGCCGCCTTCTCGTATTCGAACCTGGGCTATGCCCTGGTGGGATCGCTGATCGAGGTGGTCACCGGGATGACCTGGCGTGAAGCCGTCGAGGCGATACTCCTGCGTCCACTGAAGATCGAGCCCGCCTACGCCGAAAGCCCGAGAACGGTTTCCGGCCACGGACGCGCCACCGGACCGGCCGGTGCGCGTCCGGTCGAGCAGGCCTTGCCACCGATGCTCGAACCCGCCGGCGCGCTGGCCTTGAGCGCCGCGGACCTGGTCGAACTGGGCCGGGTCCATCTGGGAAAGCCGGGTTTGCTCGACGTCGTGACCGCCGCGGACATGCATCGCCGGGTGCCCGACGCCGAGCCGTTCGGCCTGGCCGACGGCTGGGGGCTGGGAATCGCGCACTACGAAGACGAGGACGAAGTCTGGCTCGGCCACGACGGCACCGCCGACGGAACCTCCTGCCAGTTGCGGATCGATCAGGCGGGTGCCTGCGTCGTCGCGTTCACGGCGAACGGGGCCGCGGGCACGGACATGTGGCACGACCTCGTCGCCGAGCTCCGCGCGCTCGGCCTCTCGCTCCCGGAGCGGCGGCTGCCCGCACCGGCCCGCCCTGTCCCGATCCCGACCGGTGACTTCGGCACCTACCGCAACGGCGCTCTCGACTACACGATCCGTCCCGGCGACCACGGCGGAGCCGAACTCGTCGTCGACGGCGAGGTTTTCCCCGAACTCACCCTCCACGACGACGCCTCGTTCACGGTGCGCGACCCCGTCACCGGTCGCCCGGCGCCGTGCGGCCGGCTGCGCGGAACGCCCGGCGAGGCGACCGCGATCGAAATCGGCGGCCGCCTCGCCCGGCGTCACTGAGCCGCCTTCTCCCTCCCCGTCCCCCTTGCCCGCCTCGGTGGGTTTGCTTGTTGTGCCTGGAAGGTACCGAAAAGATGACCGTGCTCGACACGACGGACGCCCCCGAAGCCGAACGAGCCGTCGCCCTGCCGGATCTGTTCGCCGCGCGGGTGCGCTCCACTCCCGACGCGATCGCCGTGGACGGCCACGGTGGACAGCTGACCTATGCCGAACTCGCCGACCGGGCCGCACGCCTCGCCACCCGGCTGACCCGGCTCGGAGTGCGTGCTGAGGACAGGGTCGGGTTGCTGCTCCAACGGTCCGCCGAACTCGTCGTCGCCGAACTGGCGATCGTGCTGGCGGGCGGGGTATACGTGCCGCTCGACCGGCGCGCCCCCGACGACCGCGCGCGGCTGGTGCTGGCCACCGCGGGGGTCTCGGTGCTGATCACCGACGAGCCGGAACGGGCCGCGCAAGTCCACAGTGGACGAATCGTGGTCGCGGGACGAGCCCTTCCGGCGCCGGACCTGGCGCCTCCGCGTGTCGACGCGGATCAGCTGGCGTATCTCATGCACACGTCCGGCTCGACCGGGACACCGAAGGGAGTCGCGGTCCGGCATCGGGACGTCGCGGCGCTGGCGGCCGACAGCCGGTTCGCGGGTGGTCCGCACCGCCGGGTCCTGCTGCATTCCCCGGCCGCCTTCGACGCGTCGACCTATGAGCTGTGGGTACCGCTGCTCAACGGCGGGACGGTGGTGATCGCGCCTCCGGGCGACCTGGACGTGGAGGCGCTGCGCGAGGTCGTCCGCCAGTACGCGGTCACTTCGCTTTGGCTGACCGCCGGGCTGTTCCGGGTCGTGGCGCAGGAGGCGCCGGACTGTTTCCTCGGCGTGGAAGAAGTATGGACGGGCGGCGACGTGGTCCCGGCGGCCGCTGTCCGCCGCGTGCTGGACGCCTGCCCAGGCCTTACCGTGACCGATGGCTACGGCCCCACCGAAACCACCACTTTCGCCACCGCGCGTGCGATGTCCACAAGGGACGGTGTGCCGGACTCCGTGCCGATCGGCCGCCCACTCGACGGAGTCCGCGCCCACGTCCTCGACGGCGCGTTGAACGCCGTCCCGGCCGGAGAGGCGGGGGAGCTGCATCTGGCCGGGGCCGGCCTGGCCCGTGGTTACTGGGGCGAGCCGGGTGCGACCGCGGACCGCTTCGTCGCCGATCCCGGCGTACCCGGCGGCCGGATGTACCGGACCGGCGATCTGGTGCGGTACAACGACGACGGCGAACTGGAGTTCCTCGGCCGGGCCGACGACCAGGTCAAGGTCCGCGGTTTCCGGGTCGAGCCCGGCGAGATCGAATCGGTGCTCGCCGCCGTGCCGGGTGTGGGCGAGGTCGTGGTCGTCGCCCGCGAGCAACGGCCGGGCGTCAAGCGGTTGGTCGCCTATGTCGTGGCCCGGCAGGGCGAGGCGCTCGCCGACCTGGCGGAGTCCGCGGCGGCGGTGTTGCCGGACTACATGGTGCCGTCGGCGTTCGTCGCCCTCGACGCGCTTCCCCTCAACGCCAACGGGAAGGTCGATCGCCGCGCACTGCCCGCGCCGCAGGAAGAGAGCCGGTCGGACACCGGGCCGAGTTCGGAAACCGAACGTGCCGTCGCCGAGGTGCTCGCCGGCGTGCTCGGAACGGACGATGTCGCGAGCGATGACGACTTCTTCGCCCTGGGTGGCGACTCGATCCTTGCGGTGCAGGCGTTGTCCCGACTGCGCCGGACCTTCGGCGTGACCTTGTCGGCTCGCGCGGTGTTCGACGCGCCCACCGTGACCGGGCTGGCCCGGCTGATCGACGAGGCGCGGCCCGCCGGGAACGACACGATCCCGGCCGCACCGTCGTCCCAGGTGGTCCCGCTTTCGCCCGCCCAGCGGCGCCTGTGGTTCCTCGACGAGCTGACCGGGGACAGCGCCGAATACAACACCGCGGTCGGTCTCCGGCTCTCCGGGCCGCTGGACCTCGACGCCCTGCGCGGCGCCCTGGCCGCGCTCTGCGCCCGCCACGAATCCCTGCGCACGACCTTCGACGAGGATTCCCAGCGCATCGCCGACACGGCCGAGATACCGCTGCGCGTCGAGGAAACCGTCGCGGACGACGCGACGTTGGCGGCGGAAGTGAGCGTGCCGTTCGACCTGCGCACCGGCCCGCTGACGAGAGCCACGCTCTATCGTCAGGCGCCGGAGGAGCACCTGCTCGTCCTGTGCCAGCACCACATCGTCACCGACGGCCGGTCGATCGGCATCCTGACCGGCGAGCTTCTGGACTTCTACGCCGGTGCGACCCCGCCGCCGCTGGAGTCGGGCTACCGCGATTACACGCACTGGCGTCGTCAGACCGGCGACGACGCCCAGCTCGGCTACTGGCGTGAAGCGCTCGAAGGACTCGAACCGCTCGCTTTCCCGACCGATCGCCCGAGACCGGCCCAGCGCGGTACGGCGGGTGCGGTACACCGTCACGATCTGCCCGCGGACCTGGTCCGCGGCCTCACCGCCGTGGGACGTCCGCACGGGGCGACGTTGTTCATGACCCTCACCGCGGCCGTGCAAGTCCTCCTGTCGGCTTACGGAGGTCAGCGCGACATCGCCGTGGGCACCGCGGTCGCCGGACGGGACCGGCCCGAGTGGGAGCCGCTGACGGGGTTCTTCGTGAACACCCTCGTGCTGCGCTCCCGGATCGATCGCACGCGGCCGTTCCCGGAGTTCCTGGCCGGGTTCCGGGAGACGGTGCTGGAGGCGTTCGCGCACGCCGACGCCCCCTTCGACCGCGTCGTCGAAGCGGTACAGCCGGAGCGGGATCCGTCGCGGACTCCGCTGGTGCAGGCGGTGGTCGTCCTGCAGAGCCCGCTGGTCCGCCCGCGTGAGGTCGCCGGCCTGCGGGTCTCGGAGTTCGACCTGCCCCGGCCGTCGGCCCGGTTCGACCTGGTCGTCGAGTTCTGGCCGACGGAAGACGGCCTGCGGGTCACCGTCGAGTACGCCACCGCGCTCTTCGACGGCGCGACGATCGAGCGGCTGACCGAGAGCCTGGAAGCCCTCCTCGCCGGGATCGCCGCCGAACCCGGCCGCCTGGTCGGCGAGCTTCCGCTGCTCACTGAGGCCGACCGCCGGCTCCTGCCGTCGCCGGATCCCGCGCCGTCGATGACCATCACGCGCCTGTTCGACCATCATGCCGGGCAGCATCCGGATGCCCCCGCGGTGCTCTTCGGTGAGGCGCGCCTCGGCTACGGCCAACTGCGTGACGAGGCCGACCGGCTGGCGGGACGGCTGATCGAGCTCGGCGTGCGCCCGGAGGACCGGGTGGGCGTGCTGATGGACCGCTCAGCCGACCTCGTGGTGGCATTGCTGGCGATCCTCAAGGCCGGCGCCGCCTATTTGCCGCTCGACCTGCGTGCTCCGGCCGATCGCCTGCGCCTGCTGCTCGACGGCACATCGCTGCTGCTCACCGACGAGACTTGGCACGAAACCGCCGCCACCGTCCACAAAGGACGGATACTGACGCTGCCCGCCACCGGGGACGTGGCCACGGTCACGGTCGAACCGGCGAATCTGGCCTATGTCGAATACACCTCCGGCTCCACCGGTGTACCGAAGGGCGTGTCGGTCCGGCACACCGACGTGGTCGCGCTGGCCACCGACCCCCGCTTCACCGGTGGCGCGCACGAGCGCGTGCTGCTGCACTCTCCGCTGGCGTTCGACGCCTCCACCTACGAGCTGTGGGTCCCGCTCCTGAACGGTGGCACCGTGGTCGTCGCGCCGCCGGGGGACGTCGACGCGGAGGTCGTCCGTGAGCTGACCGCGCGGCACGGTGTCACCGCCCTCTGGCTCACCGCTGGTCTCTTCCGGCTTTTCGCCGGTGACGCGCCCGAGTGCTTCCGCGGCCTGCGGGAGATCTGGACCGGTGGCGACGTCGTGCCACCCGAAGCCGTGCGCCGCGTGCTGGAGAGTTGTCCCGGCGTCACGGTCGTCGACGGCTACGGACCGACCGAGACCACCACGTTCGCGACCTCCTTCCGCATGACTTCCGCGGAGACGGTGCCCGAGACCATCCCGATCGGGACCCCGCTGACGGGAATGGGTGTCTACGTGCTCGACGACGGACTGCGGCCGGTCCCGCGCGGCGCGCTCGGCGAGATCTGTGTCGCGGGCCCAGGGCTCGCCCGCGGGTATGCCGACCGCCCGGGTGCGACGGCGGATCGGTTCGTCGCCTGCCCGTACGGCGCCCCTGGCGAACGCATGTACCGCACCGGCGACCGCGGCCGGTGGCGGGCCGACGGGACCCTCGAGTTCGCCGGCCGGGCCGACGACCAGCTCAAGGTCCGGGGCTTCCGGGTCGAACCCGGCGAGGTGGAACGTGCCCTCACCGCCCGGCCCGAGGTCGCGGAAGCGGTGGTGACGGCGCGTACCGGATCCGGTCGCAAGCACCTGGTCGCCTACGTGGTGGCCGCGGACGGCTCCACAGTGGACACTGAGGTGCTGCGCGAATCCCTCGGCCGGAGCCTGCCGGACTATCTCGTGCCGTCGGCGTTCGTCGTCCTCGACGCGCTTCCCCTCAACCCGAACGGGAAGGTCGACCGGCGCGTACTGCCGGAGCCGAGCTTCGAGCCCGCCGCGAGCGGGGGCACGGCGCCGCGGACCGAGCGGGAAGCGGTGCTCGCGGGGATCTGGGCGGACGTACTCGGTCTCGACCGGGTCGGTGTCGAGGACAACTTCTTCGCCCTCGGCGGCGACTCGATCCTCGGCATCCAGGTCAGCGCGCAGGCCAGGAAGGCGGGGCTGGCGATCACGACGGCGGATTTGTTCCGGCATCAGACCGTCGCCGCGCTCGCCCCGGCCTCGACCGAAGTCTCCACGGTCGAGGACCGCGGTCCCGTCTCCGGGGACGTCGTGGCGACCCCGATTCAACGCTGGTTCTTCGACACGATCCCCGAGCCCGCCCGGTTCGATCAGGCCATCGCGGTCGAACTGGCGCACGGCACCGACGAGGCCGCGCTCGCCGCCGCCATCGACGCGGTGATCGAGCACCACGACGCGTTGCGGACGACCTTCACCCGTGACGGAGACCAGTGGCGGCTGCGCATCACCGCGGTCGAGGACGGGCATTCGCTGCTGCGCTGGAGCTTGTCCGGCCCTCCGGGGCGGCGCGTACTGCACCTGTCCGCGCACCATCTCGCCGTCGACGGCGTGTCCTGGCGGATCCTGCTCGACGACCTCGACCAGGCCTATCGGAAGGCTGATTTCGGGCCGAGGACGACCTCGTTCCAGGACTGGGCGGCACGCCTCGCGGATCATGCCGCAGCGGGCGGATTCGACGACGAACTGGAGCACTGGCGTTCGATCCCCGAGGTCACGCCGATCCCGGTCGACGGGATCGGTGCGAACACGGTGGACCGAGCCCGCGCGGTGACGGTCCGGCTGACCGCCGACGAGACGCGGTCATTGCTGCGGCACGTCCCCGAGGCCTACCGGACGCAGGTCAACGACCTCCTGCTCACCGCGCTCGGCCGGACGTTGCGGGACTGGACCGGCCGGGTCCCGGTGATCGATTTGGAGGGCCACGGCCGGGAGGACCTGTTCGACGGCGTGGATCTGTCGCGCACGGTGGGCTGGTTCACCAGCC of the Amycolatopsis lurida genome contains:
- a CDS encoding serine hydrolase domain-containing protein — encoded protein: MRPAPEQYGHTGRNPVPTRRLQEVLTGLAGRHGVPGAQLAVLEDGLTTVVQTGVEHQDRRRPMSPSSAVPIGSVTKLATATVVMALIADDDLELDQPVGELLGDPGLAGGVTPRHLLSHTSGLPSDPADVTGTCLREIRAAIPVCPPGAAFSYSNLGYALVGSLIEVVTGMTWREAVEAILLRPLKIEPAYAESPRTVSGHGRATGPAGARPVEQALPPMLEPAGALALSAADLVELGRVHLGKPGLLDVVTAADMHRRVPDAEPFGLADGWGLGIAHYEDEDEVWLGHDGTADGTSCQLRIDQAGACVVAFTANGAAGTDMWHDLVAELRALGLSLPERRLPAPARPVPIPTGDFGTYRNGALDYTIRPGDHGGAELVVDGEVFPELTLHDDASFTVRDPVTGRPAPCGRLRGTPGEATAIEIGGRLARRH
- a CDS encoding serine hydrolase; the protein is MKRLSVILTAILVAVALTPVAPAGATTRFDRELQARIARAQAYADSRPGDTGIVLRDRWTGAVYRSQAAGTLIWACSTPKLAMVVDLLLRNDSGAVQLTAEDRDLMHRMLNSSDDAAAHTLWTRYGGEAEFAKRFPSYGMTDMRFTDQHPHHWGWILTTANDLDRLVNHVLTKLPRQHRDYIVREMRAVDVNQQWGVWGAGAAARPGNKNGWSDDNDDGSWIMNSVGFVGPHERYTLSLMNNTKVIQNGYETGQETTTKISEILFKGYFKG